A window of the Arachis duranensis cultivar V14167 chromosome 5, aradu.V14167.gnm2.J7QH, whole genome shotgun sequence genome harbors these coding sequences:
- the LOC127739596 gene encoding kinase-interacting family protein-like: MELSKSELEERMKVVTMGTRENEDEEVGDTFAERAESYYQKRPQLLTLLQDLYNGYITLSDRYIQTLAKQKQHHHHHHSRHSSQVSTLDGGGFSDQEESSIGVTSNVDYSDTESAISYQPQSNVVKLKHGSPILDLDVIVAELVMKNVECDVMVHEVGAMERKYCESSRKNELQKSLLEVLESERHVLLNENASLSYRVNTLVEENKELVSESAFVKRKAGELAKCVLKMREDHRVFMLHRKIEDLQAQIHGLEKRNKEYYERLLKRDNNNGVGDHGVCKGNKNNDVGGNGISLEVRVLRRFKWKDVGSVSSSSTGSVSGRSFDDLNKNKNKKGTSLWKKLKNMDLILCGMNPACA, encoded by the exons ATGGAACTTAGTAAATCAG AGTTAGAGGAGAGGATGAAAGTGGTGACAATGGGGACaagagaaaatgaagatgaagaagTGGGTGACACATTTGCAGAGAGAGCTGAGTCTTATTACCAAAAGAGGCCTCAGTTACTTACCCTTTTGCAAGATTTATACAATGGCTACATCACTTTATCTGATAGGTACATTCAAACACTTGCAAAGCAGAAACaacatcaccaccaccaccatagcAGGCACTCTTCACAGGTTTCAACACTTGATGGAGGAGGGTTTTCTGACCAAGAAGAAAGTAGCATTGGTGTAACAAGCAATGTTGATTATTCGGATACCGAAAGCGCAATCTCGTACCAACCACAATCCAATGTGGTGAAGTTGAAGCATGGGAGTCCAATTCTTGATCTTGATGTCATTGTTGCGGAGCTTGTGATGAAGAATGTGGAGTGTGATGTGATGGTTCATGAGGTTGGtgcaatggagaggaagtactGCGAATCGTCGCGGAAGAACGAGCTTCAGAAGAGTCTACTTGAGGTTTTGGAGTCTGAGaggcatgttttgttgaatgaGAATGCTAGTTTGAGTTATAGGGTGAACACATTGGTGGAGGAGAACAAGGAACTGGTGTCTGAATCGGCTTTCGTGAAGCGCAAGGCAGGGGAATTGGCCAAATGTGTGCTCAAGATGAGGGAGGATCATAGAGTGTTTATGCTGCATAGGAAGATTGAGGATCTTCAGGCTCAGATTCATGGATTGGAGAAGAGGAACAAAGAGTATTATGAGAGGCTTCTCAAGAGGGATAACAACAATGGTGTTGGTGATCATGGAGTATGCAAAGGGAATAAGAACAATGATGTTGGTGGCAATGGAATATCTTTGGAGGTTCGTGTTCTCAGAAGGTTCAAGTGGAAAGATGTTGGaagtgtttcttcttcttctactggTTCTGTTTCTGGAAGGAGTTTTGATGATctgaataagaataagaataagaaaggaACTAGTTTAtggaagaagctcaagaacatGGACTTGATTCTCTGTGGGATGAATCCAGCATGTGCTTGA